A window of the Cystobacter fuscus genome harbors these coding sequences:
- the ddpX gene encoding D-alanyl-D-alanine dipeptidase: MGGLANGLLGLWLAAAGSPVVDATEVVEDLMVDMRYATPDNFLKQKVYPDGARCLLLPETAERLKKAADTLRAQGYRLKVYDCYRPIAVQWQMWKIMPKPGYVANPKKGGNHNRGAAVDLTLVTADGAEVEMPTPFDSFERAAHHGYPGGTKASREHREILRAAMEGAGFKRNAMEWWHYDLPGATKLPVLDVPFTGRSEAE, encoded by the coding sequence ATGGGGGGACTCGCGAACGGGTTGTTGGGGTTGTGGCTCGCCGCGGCGGGCTCGCCGGTGGTGGATGCCACCGAGGTGGTGGAGGACCTGATGGTGGACATGCGCTACGCCACCCCGGACAACTTCCTGAAGCAGAAGGTGTACCCGGACGGCGCCCGGTGTCTGTTGTTGCCCGAGACCGCCGAGCGCTTGAAGAAGGCGGCGGACACGCTGCGCGCCCAGGGCTACCGGCTGAAGGTCTACGACTGCTACCGGCCCATCGCGGTGCAATGGCAGATGTGGAAGATCATGCCCAAGCCGGGCTACGTGGCCAACCCCAAGAAGGGGGGCAATCACAACCGGGGCGCGGCGGTGGACCTGACGCTGGTGACGGCGGACGGTGCCGAGGTGGAGATGCCCACGCCCTTCGACTCCTTCGAGCGCGCGGCGCACCACGGCTACCCGGGTGGCACGAAGGCCTCGCGCGAGCATCGGGAGATCCTCCGCGCGGCCATGGAGGGCGCGGGCTTCAAGCGCAACGCCATGGAGTGGTGGCACTACGACTTGCCGGGCGCCACGAAGCTCCCGGTGCTGGACGTGCCCTTCACCGGGCGCTCCGAGGCGGAGTGA
- the queC gene encoding 7-cyano-7-deazaguanine synthase QueC, giving the protein MLASKKKAVVLLSGGLDSTTCLAMAKAAGFEPVCLAVAYGQRHAVELERARGVAQAMGVTDYRVVTVDLRQVGGSALTADIDVPKDRAEEEMSHGIPVTYVPARNALFLSLALGLAESVGASDLYIGVNAVDYSGYPDCRPEFIRAFEAMATLATKAGVEGTRFRVHAPLSGMTKADIIREGVRLGVDYGMTHSCYDPDAQGRACGRCDSCSLRRRGFEQAGVPDPTRYTTGA; this is encoded by the coding sequence ATGCTGGCAAGTAAGAAGAAGGCGGTGGTGTTGCTGTCGGGCGGGCTGGACTCGACGACCTGTCTGGCCATGGCGAAGGCGGCGGGCTTCGAGCCGGTGTGCCTCGCGGTGGCGTATGGGCAGCGGCACGCGGTGGAACTCGAGCGGGCGCGCGGGGTGGCCCAAGCGATGGGCGTCACGGACTACCGGGTGGTGACGGTGGACCTGCGGCAGGTGGGCGGCTCGGCGCTGACCGCGGACATCGACGTGCCCAAGGATCGGGCCGAGGAGGAGATGTCCCACGGCATCCCCGTCACCTACGTGCCGGCGCGCAACGCGCTCTTCCTCTCGCTGGCGTTGGGGCTGGCCGAGTCGGTGGGCGCGAGCGACCTCTACATCGGGGTGAACGCGGTGGACTACAGCGGCTACCCGGACTGCCGGCCCGAGTTCATCCGGGCCTTCGAGGCCATGGCGACGCTGGCGACGAAGGCGGGCGTGGAGGGCACGCGCTTCCGGGTGCACGCGCCGCTGTCGGGGATGACCAAGGCGGACATCATCCGCGAGGGCGTGCGACTGGGCGTGGACTACGGGATGACGCACTCCTGCTACGACCCGGATGCGCAGGGCCGGGCGTGCGGGCGGTGTGACAGTTGCTCGCTGCGGCGCCGGGGTTTCGAACAGGCGGGGGTGCCGGACCCCACGCGCTACACGACGGGAGCCTGA